The following DNA comes from Kiritimatiellales bacterium.
TGGCTTCAGGGAAATGCGGTAAAGTCGCGGTATGTTTTGATGAAGAACTTCTTTCGTAAAGGAACAGTATGTTAAAAGGAATTTCGCCGGTGATTGCACCGGAATTATTAAAAGTGCTGGCGGAGATGGGGCATGGAGACGAGATTGTTTTGTCGGACGCACACTTCCCGGGACACACGGTTTGCAAAAAAGTTATTCGCGCTGACGGTATCCGGATTCCGGCGCTGCTTGAAGGCATTATTCCGCTGTTTGAACTCGACAGTTATGACGATCCGCTGATTATGATGGCGCCGGTTTCCGGTGACGAACTGGATCCGGCGGTTGAAGAGAGTTATCTCGCCGCGATTCGCAAGGGCGGTGCAAATCCATCACCAGTCAAACGCATCGGCCGGTTTGAATTTTATGAGCGTGCCCAAAGCGCTTATGCCTGCGTAGTTACCGGCGAACTCGCCAAATACGGCAATCTGATTTTGAAAAAAGGTGTGACGCCGGTGAAATAGTGGAAGCGGCATCCTGCCACTGACCAGAGGCTGGAAGCCTCTTCCACAATTTATACAGCAGAAGGTTCCGGTTCAACATTTCCGGCGGCGAGGCTGTTGCCGTTTTTGTGCACTATAAACCATTGCATCGGAAGTCCGAATACGGCACAGGTGAGTCCTTTGCTGATAAAGAAGAGCAGGACGATACCGATGGTGAAGGATGCAAGGATGAGTCTCCAGAGGCTTCGGATGCTGGCGCCGGCGATAAAGCTGGCGCATAAACTTGAAACGAGCATCCCGCTGGCAAAGAGAAAATTGAGCGCTGTTTGAATACCAATGACCCCGGCAGAAACCGGTGCAGCGATGTCATCGATACCCCATGCGCTGGCGGCGTTGAGCACCCCGAGAATGAGCGTGAGCATAAACAGAATGACCATGGCATAGCCGCCGGCGAAACAGATGGCGGCGGCTTTAGCGCGCGCATGCGTGATACGCGAGAAGAAGAGCGTGCGCCCGTTCTTGATGAAAGCACGCATGACGCCATACGCCCAGCGCATCTGCTGCCGGAAAAGATCACGCGGTGTATAGGGAACTTCACAGGCGATCGGCAGATCGTGCAGATAGGCGATGCGGTTGCCGGCGGCGATAGTGCGCAGGGAATAATCGACATCTTCAGTCAGTGCGCCGGGTGTCCAGCCGCCGTTTTCAATGAGCAAATCTTTGCGGATGAGTTCGCCGGAACCGCAAAAAACGCCGGTATTTGCGAAGTGTTTGAGCCAGGGCAGGATGACGATGTGAATGATGTTGATAATTCCGGCGCCGAGCAGTGTGGTGAAATTCTGGTGCGTGTTTGAAATGCGCCACGAAGCCTGTACGCCGGCGAGTTCAGGATGTTCGATCACAGGCTGAACGATGCGCCGGAGAAAATCTTTTTCCGGCAGAAAATCGGAGTCGAAGATCAGGATATAATCGCCGGTGGTTTCAGCAAGCATATGGTTCAGGTTGCCGGGCTTGAACCCGGTATTACTGCCGCGCCGGCAGACTTTAACGCGCGGATGTCTAGCGGCAAAGATGTCAATCTGTTTGGAAATTCCGGAATTACTGCTGTCATCGCCGATCAGGATCTGAAGGCGGTCACCCGGATAGTCAAATTCCAGACAGCGCCTTGCACAGTTGAGCGCGGCGAGTTCATTATACGTCGGAATTTGAACGGTGACACGCGGCAGGTTTTTTCCTCCGGCAGTCGCCGGCGTTTTTTTACGGCGCCGGATGAGCACAACAACGGTTAAAAGAAAATATGCCGCCGACACTGTAAATGTCGCCTGCATAGCGATATTAAATCCTGTCTGAATCCACTCGTGAAGCGTTTCCATATCCTGTTCCGTTAATCCACTCCTTAATATGCTCCGGCAGCGGTGTAACCGCAATAATTTCTGCTTCAACGGTTTCTTTTTCTGCGGACGGAACCGTGACGCAACTGCCGGGCTTTTTTCCGATGAGCGCCTGCGCCATTCCCGTTTGACAGGAGATGATACCGAGCGGTTCATTTTGATCCCACTCGCCGAGGATAAACCATGTTTCGCGCCGGCCGCCGGCATACGCCAGTTCAACGCCGGTGGCAATTCCGGCAGCATCTGCAGGGAAACCGGCGAAGTCTGTCGGCCTTACTTCATCGAGCGCGTTCTGAAGTTCCTCTGCCTGCAGTCCGAGCAGCCGCTGCTTTTCTTTGGCGTATTTATATTCCGCGTTTTCACGCAGATCGCCGTAACTGCGCGCGAGTTCGATTTCGCGCGAGTTTTCGAGAATTTCTTTTTTCAGGATGACCTCAAAGTGGTGTTTGCGCTGGTTATAGGTACGATACGATGTGATTCGTTTTTTCTTTTCTTTCGGCGCGGTGCCGGAGTTTTTCTTGAGAACCACCTCATGCAGATCGGGGCTGAGTTTAATCATTTTGGCCTGCAGACTCTGCCGGTCAAGTTTACTCCACACCGGTGATTCACTGATGCGGCGCATAAAATCCCGGCGCTGTGAATCGTTCATCTCCGCCAGAACTGTTTTTAATACTGCCGTATTCTCAATCTGCTCGCGCAACTGATTCTGTGCACGGAGCGCCGCGCCGCTGTGTTCCTGTTCAATCAGCTCAACTGTCTGGAGTGCCAGATCAGCGCGGTCTGTCAGATTCCATCCGGCGGTGCGATCTTCATTGCGCAGAATCCAGAGCAGCAGCGCCGGAGTGCACTCGCGCTTGCGAACCGTATCGCGAATCCGCCCGCTTAATTCCTCGCCGGCGCCGCTGCGAATCAGCACTTCCATTGTTTCATTGAGTGCGGCGAACCCCAATTCCGGCAAGCGGCGCAGCAGAACACCTTTGGCTGCTTCGGTTGCAGTGAACAGCAAATTAATGAACGCATGCACAAAACGCGCCGGCAGCTCTTCGAGCAGTACCGGCAGCTCTTCGCATTCCGCCAGTTTTTTCAACTCAGCCAAATGATCAACGCCGGCGGGTTCGATATGAAACTGTCCGGAATAGACCAGTGCCCGCGCAATCCAGCCCGGCTGATTCAGTGTGCCGCCCTTTATTGCAAAGCCAAGCCGGTCGGCAATTGCGTCCTGCATAAACGGTTCGAATGCCGGGAACTGTTGATTCTGAATTTCGTCGAATTTGCTGAAGAGTGACGGAACATCGCGTTCATTTTTAAATTTATCAAACCATGCCTCGTTATACGACTTTGCTTTGCGGCGCAAACGCAGCGGATCGGTGCGCTTCGCCGGGATTTCAACCAGCGGATCATTTTTTAAATCCCTGCGTGCTGTATCCCAGAATTTTTTCCACTCCGCTTCCGTAGCGAGGATATCCGGCACAAAATGGTCCTGAATTCCCGTAATCGGCTGAGGGCCGTAGCTGCGCAGGGTGATGCGAATCACCTCCGCCGGGTTTTCTTTCAGCAGACGAAGAAATTCGTCAGGGCGGTTGTGCCGGATGGCCAGCAGATGATCTTCTGTGAGCACATCAAGCGCTGCGGCGGCATAAGAGAACGCAAGCTCGTGTTCGCCTTTCTTTTCAAATGTAACCTCGAGTTTCTGATAAAACGGATCGACACGGCTGACAACGCCGAAACCCCACGTCTTGGAATAGCAGAGCTTGCCTTTTTTCAGCGTGCGCAGATGTTTCAGGCGCGAAAAAGCCTCTTCAGTAGAAGAGGCTTTGGCGAATGCCGGTTCAATGAATTTCTGCTCTTTACGGTTGGCATTAAACATATCCAGCAGCGCTTTTTGAGCTGCAGCAATTGACGTTTCCTGCCGCAGCGCCGCCCATTCATAAACGACGATGGCTTCATCGAAAAGTTTACGGTACATCAATGCATCTTTCGCCACGTCCGCCCACTCGAGTGCACGGACTTCTTTACCGTCAGCGGCCAGCGCATCAAACTCCTCCACCAGTTCTTCCGCCGGAACGGGATCAGCTTCAAGCAGAGTCAGCAGCTCTTCTTCGGTCAACGCCATCGGGATCCTCCTCAGGGGGTTAAAATATCAAAAAAACCGATACCATACGGCGTCCCGGCGTGCCTTGCAAAGAGAAAGCGGAAGGAATTAAAGCCTAAAGTCTGAAAAATCCTGTAACCGCCGGTCGCCGAATTCGCCAGATTATAATCCCATCACGATTTTCACGGTGAAGAAAAATATAGCCAGACCGGTGATGTCGACAATAGTTGTGAGCGCCGGACTGGCGATCACTGCCGGATCATATTTTAATTTTGCGGCGCCGAGCGGCAGCAGTGCGCCGATCAGTGTTGATGTGATTACCTGCAGTCCCAGGGCAAGCGAAATGGCGAATCCCATTCGCACCAGCGAAAAATTCCCCGGCACATTTGCATTGCCGGAATAAAGAGCAACGCGTACCGCCGTTAGAATACTGAGCAGCAGCGCCAGCAAAATGGATACTTTGAATTCCTTATAGAGAATTTTGACTGAATCGCGCGCGGTGATCTCACGCAGAGCCAGCGCACGGATAACCAGTGTGGCCGCCTGACTGCCGGTATTGCCGCCGGTGTCGGCGAGCATCGGCATGAATGCGGCAAGAATTGTGAACTGCATCAGCAGTCCTTCAAAGTGCTGGACAATGAACCCTGAAATCAGCCCGAGCACGGCGAGCAGAACCAGCCAGCCGGCGCGGTTTTTAAAGTGCTGCCGCGACGATGTTTTTAAATAGGCAGCCGTTTCATGACTGCCGGTAATGGCCATAAATTTTTCAATGTCTTCGGTCTGCTCTTCAACGATAATGTCGATCGCGTCATCATACGTAATAATTCCGGCAAGCGCATTGCTGCTGTCGACAACGGGCAGCGCGATGAGATCATATTTTTGAATCGTGCGCGCGGCGTCTTCCTGATCGTCATCAACGCGGCAGAAAATAAAATCCTGATGCATAATCTGGTCTACGCGCCGCTGTTCCGGTGCGAGGATCAGATCTTTCAGTGAAACGAATCCGAGCAGCTGCCGGTTTTGATCAACAACATATGAATAATAAATCGTCTCTTTATCCGGCGCAACTTCGCGCAGATGTCCCATGGCCTGAACGGCGGTGTATTCCGGCAGCAGTGTTGCATAACTGGACGTCATCGCAGCGCCGGCGGTTCCGGCCGCATAGACAGAGATAGGATCTTCTTTTTTCATGGCTCACCTCTATTTTCTTGCGCACGTCCGCAACGCAAACAGAGGTGAACCGCCGGCCGATCACTTTGCCGGCTTGCAGGTTATAACACCGTTTGCGCGATCGACGCGCAGCAAAAGATTCTGGATTACTTCGGATTGATGAAGAATGCGCTGACAACTACTGTCGTCTGGGTCATTCATTCGGTCCTCCTTTTGGTTGGTGTTATTGAATCTTTCGATTCCGTTCCATTCCATTGAACTGTATCTTACGATGCGGAAGCAATCCTTTTATTAGAGAAACCGGCGTAAATTCTGTGGGCGGATTGTAAAAGCGGCATCCGGTTAGATTCGGAAACGCTCAATACGGAATAAACCCTTTGTCATTCACCAGAAACAGCACATTTTTGATCCGCCGCATTGGCAGAGCAAACAGGATTCCTGCACCGAGAATTCTCGGTCTCATGCTGTCCGGCGCCGGTGGATAATCATTTTATGCACGGAATATGGCTGCCGGCGAGATACGGACCGTTTTGCGGTGAGGCTGTTTAACTGATTTGATTCATTATGTTTTCGGCGGCGCACAGTTGATTTTCAAGCACGGTGAGATCCAGTCTGGCGAGTTCTGCTGCGGAAAGATCGGCGATCTGCAGATCGCCGGAAATATTTCCGGCGGCGAGAAGCAGTTCACCGGCAATGCGAAGCAGATTGCCGGTTTCTGCATCAATTCCGGCAAGCAGTTCAGCGCAGAAAAATTCATAGCAGACCGGCGGGCGTCCGGCGGTAAGTGCGCAACCGGTTTCAGTTAAAAAGCCGTAGGCGTCGCTCTCAAGTTCATCGCGCCGGTGAAGCATTTTCAGAAACGGACTGTCGAGCGCCTCTTCGCAAAGATCGGCGCGACAACAGCAAGTGCTGCACAGCGTGCAGCTGCCGGCACAAATTGAATGAATGAAATTTTGAACGCGCTGTTCCAGCGCGGCGTAGGATTCGGCGAAATGTTGTAAACGTAGATTCATATATACGTTGAAAGTCTGAAAGCTCCATGCCTAAAAGTCGAATCGATTGTGCCGGTTGAGCAGGATTATGTATCCTTTGCCTGTTTATTTCTCTTGACCGGTTTTGCTTAAATCGGCAAATATGAGCCGCTTAGATTTTAAAAGAGCTGTTTTTGACGAACGGGTATGTTTAACATGTTTAACCATCTGATGGGGCTTTTCTCCAGCGATATCGGGATCGACCTTGGTACCGCTAACACTCTGGTTTATGTACGCGACCGCGGGATCGTCTTGCGCGAGCCGTCGGTTGTCGCGGTACAGGTTGGCACGAACCGGGTGCTGAAAGTGGGAGATGACGCCAAACGGATGCTGGGCAGAACGCCTGGAAATATTGTGGCTGTCCGTCCGATGAAAGGCGGTGTGATCGCTGATTTTGATTTTACCGAGGCCATGCTCCGGTATTTTATTCAGAAAGTTCATAACCGTCGCCGCATGGTTCGCCCCAGGGTTGTTGTGGCAGTTCCAAGCGGAATTACTGAGGTGGAGAAGCGCGCAGTAAAAGACTCGGCACTGCATGCGGGCGCGCGCGATGTATTTTTAATTGAGGAACCGATGGCAGCTGCGATCGGCGTGGGGCTGCCGGTACAGGAACCGGCGGGCAATATGATTGTGGATATCGGCGGCGGCACAACCGAAGTCGCACTGATTTCCCTCGCCGGTATTGTTTTCAGTCGCAGCGTGCGAGTCGGCGGGGACGATATGGATGAGGCCCTCATCCAGTATTTGAAACGGGAATATAATCTATTGATCGGCGAACGAACCGCAGAAGATATTAAAATTACGATCGGTTCCGCCATGCGCATTAACGACGAAACGACCATGGAAGTCAAAGGCCGCGACCAGGTCGCCGGTCTGCCGAAAACGCTCACGATCAGCTCTGAAGAAATTCGCGCCGCGTTAAAAGATCCGGTTTCCGGCATTGTGGATGCGATCCGCGTAACGCTCGACCGCTGTCCGCCGGAGTTATCGGCCGACCTCGTCGACCGCGGAATGGTTCTGGCCGGCGGCGGCGCGATGCTGCGCGGACTTGACAGACTGATTGCTGAAAATACCGGACTGCCGGTGCACATCGCCGAAGATCCGCTCAGCGCAGTTGCCGAAGGTACCGGGGTCGTTCTGCATGAAATCGATCTGATGCGTAAACTCGCCGCAAACGGCGAGCAATAGAAGTTATTTTCTCATTCAATATCGTCCCGCCGGAATTTTAAACGCCGGACGGCAGATGATTGGTAGACGAAAAATTTTAAAATGGATTGCGGCAGCACTTGCACTGCTGCTCCTTTTCAATCTGCCTGCAACGTGCAGTTCGCGCATCAAGTCGGTCTTTAATAACTCCGCCGCACCGGTGCAAATGCTGCTGCTCAGTTTCGGCATGAGCCTCAAAGAGGGCTGGGATGCAGTACGCGGTTTCGACGGACTCATCGAAAGAAATCAGCGCCTCACCGAGGAGGTGATCCGGTTGCAGGCGAAAGCGGTGATGCTGGAAAATCTCGCCGAAGAAAACCGGCGGTTGCACGAACAGCTCGACTTTTCCGATGCCCAGCCGGACAATTTAATTGCGGCACAGGTGATTGCACGCAGCGTCAGCGGCTGGTGGCAGAGCGTGCGGCTGGACAAAGGAACAAAGCACGGCGTCCGCTCCAACTCGCCGGTCATTTCGTCTGACGGACTGGTTGGATGCACTGCCGGTGTTTCAGCGCTTTCATCCGAAGTTATTTTAGTTTCCGATCCGGCGTGTAAAGTTTCAGCGCGAATTTCGCGTACCGGTTCGTTTGGAATTGTCAGCGGACGCGGAACAAACCTGAAAGGCTACCCGGTTGCGCGCATGCAGTTTATTCACAAAGATATTCCGGTGCGTGAAGGCGACGCGGTGGTAACATCCGGACTCGGCGGCATTTTTCCAAAAAACATCCTCATCGGTTATATTGACAAAATATATACCGAAGAAAACGGTCTATATCAGTACGCCGATATTATTCCGAAAGCCGTTGTTTATTTGATGGAAGTGGTTTTTGTTTCGACAAACAATGACATGGCGGAGGATGGCGAATGAAACCGCTGGTTATCACCGTTCTTTTGTTTGCCGCCGGATCGATTCAGGCGCTGATGCCGATTGAATTTCCGGCACTGCTTTGTCTGATGATTTTTATCGCGCTGCATTCACGGTTGAATGTTGCGCTTTACGGAGCCGTCATCGCCGGACTGATTCATGATTCATTCTGTCCGGCGCCGCTTGGAATTTCTATTCCGTTTTTTTTGCTCACGGTGTTTGTTATTAATTACATTCGCCGCGAAATTTTTTCTGATATCGCGTGGACGTATGTAATTCTCGGAGGACTCTTTGCACTGCTGAAAACACTCTACTTCATTCTGATTCTAGCGTTGTTTAATATTCGTCCGGTGCGCACCGCTGAACTGTTTTTGCAGCTCGTTGCCGGTGTTTTAGTGGCACTGTTTCTGGCGCCGGGAATTTTTCTGGCGGCAGCGCCGTTCAGAGATAAATGGTACCGGAGGGCGCTACGATGATGATGCGCGTCCGCCGTCCTGAAAAATTTGAACCGCTGCGTTACTGGCTGCTCGGCGGATTTATGCTGTTCATGCTGGCGTTGCTTGGTTTTTCACTGTGGAAACTGCAGGTAAAAAGCAGCGCAATGTTTGAATCACGAATTGAAATTCAAAGTTTGCGCCGTGTACGGCTGCCGGGAATTCGCGGCAAAATTTATGACCGCAACGGGTTATGTCTCGCCGATAACCGCCCGATATATTCGATTTCGCTTTTCCTTGAAGATATCCGGCGCGCCGGTCCGTGGTCGCGCACGATCGACCGCGCAATGGATGTGATCAATCAGGTTTCTGAACTCACCGGCCTGCCGCCGGAATTAACACGCGACGATGTCTGGAAACATATTCGCCTGCGTCTGCCGCTGCCGCTCGTGCTATGGCGGCAGGCCGGGCCGGAAGCAATGGCAAAACTGGCAGAGCAGGGCGCCCGGATTCCCGGCGTCGATCTTTATATACAGGCAACACGCACTTATCCGTACAGTCCATACACCTCGCATCTCATCGGCTACGTCGGCCGCGCCGATCCGGAAAAGCTGACTGAAGAAGAAGAATATTCATATTATCTGCCGACAATGTTCGGCCGCGCCGGACTTGAAAAGCTGTTCGATCCGTTCATGCAGGGCAAAGCCGGCGGAACGCTGGTTCAGATTGATGTATCCGGTTACCGGCACGGCGAACTCGCGCGCCGCGAATCGAAAGCCGGCGGCGATCTGCGGCTGACGCTTGACATGGAAATTCAACTGCTC
Coding sequences within:
- the fucU gene encoding L-fucose mutarotase; translation: MLKGISPVIAPELLKVLAEMGHGDEIVLSDAHFPGHTVCKKVIRADGIRIPALLEGIIPLFELDSYDDPLIMMAPVSGDELDPAVEESYLAAIRKGGANPSPVKRIGRFEFYERAQSAYACVVTGELAKYGNLILKKGVTPVK
- a CDS encoding glycosyltransferase — its product is METLHEWIQTGFNIAMQATFTVSAAYFLLTVVVLIRRRKKTPATAGGKNLPRVTVQIPTYNELAALNCARRCLEFDYPGDRLQILIGDDSSNSGISKQIDIFAARHPRVKVCRRGSNTGFKPGNLNHMLAETTGDYILIFDSDFLPEKDFLRRIVQPVIEHPELAGVQASWRISNTHQNFTTLLGAGIINIIHIVILPWLKHFANTGVFCGSGELIRKDLLIENGGWTPGALTEDVDYSLRTIAAGNRIAYLHDLPIACEVPYTPRDLFRQQMRWAYGVMRAFIKNGRTLFFSRITHARAKAAAICFAGGYAMVILFMLTLILGVLNAASAWGIDDIAAPVSAGVIGIQTALNFLFASGMLVSSLCASFIAGASIRSLWRLILASFTIGIVLLFFISKGLTCAVFGLPMQWFIVHKNGNSLAAGNVEPEPSAV
- a CDS encoding GreA/GreB family elongation factor is translated as MALTEEELLTLLEADPVPAEELVEEFDALAADGKEVRALEWADVAKDALMYRKLFDEAIVVYEWAALRQETSIAAAQKALLDMFNANRKEQKFIEPAFAKASSTEEAFSRLKHLRTLKKGKLCYSKTWGFGVVSRVDPFYQKLEVTFEKKGEHELAFSYAAAALDVLTEDHLLAIRHNRPDEFLRLLKENPAEVIRITLRSYGPQPITGIQDHFVPDILATEAEWKKFWDTARRDLKNDPLVEIPAKRTDPLRLRRKAKSYNEAWFDKFKNERDVPSLFSKFDEIQNQQFPAFEPFMQDAIADRLGFAIKGGTLNQPGWIARALVYSGQFHIEPAGVDHLAELKKLAECEELPVLLEELPARFVHAFINLLFTATEAAKGVLLRRLPELGFAALNETMEVLIRSGAGEELSGRIRDTVRKRECTPALLLWILRNEDRTAGWNLTDRADLALQTVELIEQEHSGAALRAQNQLREQIENTAVLKTVLAEMNDSQRRDFMRRISESPVWSKLDRQSLQAKMIKLSPDLHEVVLKKNSGTAPKEKKKRITSYRTYNQRKHHFEVILKKEILENSREIELARSYGDLRENAEYKYAKEKQRLLGLQAEELQNALDEVRPTDFAGFPADAAGIATGVELAYAGGRRETWFILGEWDQNEPLGIISCQTGMAQALIGKKPGSCVTVPSAEKETVEAEIIAVTPLPEHIKEWINGTGYGNASRVDSDRI
- the mgtE gene encoding magnesium transporter; this encodes MKKEDPISVYAAGTAGAAMTSSYATLLPEYTAVQAMGHLREVAPDKETIYYSYVVDQNRQLLGFVSLKDLILAPEQRRVDQIMHQDFIFCRVDDDQEDAARTIQKYDLIALPVVDSSNALAGIITYDDAIDIIVEEQTEDIEKFMAITGSHETAAYLKTSSRQHFKNRAGWLVLLAVLGLISGFIVQHFEGLLMQFTILAAFMPMLADTGGNTGSQAATLVIRALALREITARDSVKILYKEFKVSILLALLLSILTAVRVALYSGNANVPGNFSLVRMGFAISLALGLQVITSTLIGALLPLGAAKLKYDPAVIASPALTTIVDITGLAIFFFTVKIVMGL
- a CDS encoding rod shape-determining protein, whose product is MFNHLMGLFSSDIGIDLGTANTLVYVRDRGIVLREPSVVAVQVGTNRVLKVGDDAKRMLGRTPGNIVAVRPMKGGVIADFDFTEAMLRYFIQKVHNRRRMVRPRVVVAVPSGITEVEKRAVKDSALHAGARDVFLIEEPMAAAIGVGLPVQEPAGNMIVDIGGGTTEVALISLAGIVFSRSVRVGGDDMDEALIQYLKREYNLLIGERTAEDIKITIGSAMRINDETTMEVKGRDQVAGLPKTLTISSEEIRAALKDPVSGIVDAIRVTLDRCPPELSADLVDRGMVLAGGGAMLRGLDRLIAENTGLPVHIAEDPLSAVAEGTGVVLHEIDLMRKLAANGEQ
- the mreC gene encoding rod shape-determining protein MreC, translating into MIGRRKILKWIAAALALLLLFNLPATCSSRIKSVFNNSAAPVQMLLLSFGMSLKEGWDAVRGFDGLIERNQRLTEEVIRLQAKAVMLENLAEENRRLHEQLDFSDAQPDNLIAAQVIARSVSGWWQSVRLDKGTKHGVRSNSPVISSDGLVGCTAGVSALSSEVILVSDPACKVSARISRTGSFGIVSGRGTNLKGYPVARMQFIHKDIPVREGDAVVTSGLGGIFPKNILIGYIDKIYTEENGLYQYADIIPKAVVYLMEVVFVSTNNDMAEDGE